A genomic region of Ewingella sp. CoE-038-23 contains the following coding sequences:
- the betA gene encoding choline dehydrogenase, with product MDYDYIIIGAGSAGNVLATRLTEDSSVNVLLLEAGGPDYRLDFRTQMPAALAFPLQGKRYNWAYETDPEPFMNNRRMECGRGKGLGGSSLINGMCYIRGNAMDFDNWAKAPGLEDWSYLDCLPYFRKAETRDIGPNDFHGGDGPVSVATPKNGNNPLFHAMIEAGVQAGYPRTDDLNGHQQEGFGPMDRTVTPKGRRASTARGYLDQAKSRANLTIVTHAMTDKILFEGKRAVGVSYFKGDEYNAKTAKAKREVLLCGGAIASPQILQRSGVGPSELLNSLDIPVVHDLPGVGENLQDHLEMYLQYSCTQPVSLYPALQWFNQPKIGAEWLFNGTGVGASNQFEAGGFIRSREEFEWPNIQYHFLPVAINYNGSNAVNEHGFQAHVGSMRSPSRGRVQVKSKDPRQHPSILFNYMSSEQDWHEFRDAIRITREIMAQPALDPYRGREISPGADVQTDEQLDAFIREHAETAFHPSCSCKMGSDEMAVVDGQGRVHGMQGLRVVDASIMPQIITGNLNATTIMIAEKIADKIRGREALPKSTADYYQANGAPVRKEAAKPLL from the coding sequence ATGGATTACGATTACATCATCATTGGTGCCGGTTCAGCCGGCAACGTATTAGCGACCCGTTTAACCGAAGACAGCAGCGTCAACGTGCTGCTGCTGGAGGCGGGCGGCCCAGATTATCGTCTGGATTTCCGCACGCAGATGCCTGCGGCGCTGGCTTTCCCGCTACAGGGGAAGCGTTACAACTGGGCCTACGAAACTGACCCAGAGCCATTTATGAACAACCGCCGCATGGAGTGTGGCCGTGGTAAAGGGCTGGGCGGCTCGTCGCTGATTAACGGTATGTGCTACATCCGTGGTAACGCGATGGACTTCGACAACTGGGCGAAAGCGCCGGGTCTGGAAGACTGGAGCTACCTCGACTGCCTGCCGTACTTCCGCAAAGCTGAAACTCGCGACATCGGGCCGAACGATTTCCACGGCGGCGATGGTCCGGTGAGCGTTGCGACGCCGAAGAATGGCAATAATCCGCTGTTCCACGCCATGATTGAAGCAGGCGTGCAGGCCGGTTATCCGCGCACCGACGACTTGAACGGCCACCAGCAGGAAGGCTTCGGCCCGATGGATCGCACAGTGACGCCAAAAGGCCGCCGCGCCAGTACCGCGCGGGGTTATTTGGATCAGGCGAAATCGCGCGCTAACCTGACGATTGTCACTCATGCGATGACCGACAAGATCCTATTTGAAGGCAAGCGCGCCGTGGGCGTGAGCTACTTCAAAGGCGACGAGTACAATGCCAAAACGGCGAAAGCCAAACGCGAAGTGCTGCTGTGCGGCGGGGCGATTGCTTCTCCACAGATTCTGCAACGCTCCGGCGTCGGCCCGTCCGAACTGTTAAATAGTCTGGATATTCCCGTGGTGCATGACTTGCCGGGCGTTGGCGAGAACTTGCAGGACCATCTGGAAATGTACTTGCAGTACAGCTGTACTCAGCCGGTGTCACTCTATCCGGCGCTACAATGGTTCAACCAGCCGAAAATCGGTGCCGAGTGGCTGTTCAACGGCACTGGCGTGGGTGCCAGCAACCAGTTCGAGGCCGGCGGCTTTATCCGCAGCCGCGAAGAGTTTGAGTGGCCGAACATTCAGTATCACTTCCTGCCGGTTGCCATTAACTACAACGGCAGCAACGCGGTGAACGAGCACGGCTTCCAGGCTCACGTTGGCTCAATGCGCTCGCCAAGTCGCGGCCGCGTGCAGGTGAAGTCGAAAGATCCGCGCCAGCACCCGAGCATTCTGTTCAACTACATGTCGAGCGAGCAGGATTGGCACGAGTTCCGCGATGCGATCCGTATCACCCGTGAGATCATGGCCCAGCCAGCGCTGGACCCGTACCGTGGCCGAGAAATCAGTCCGGGCGCAGATGTTCAGACCGACGAGCAGCTCGACGCCTTTATCCGTGAACATGCCGAGACGGCGTTCCACCCGTCTTGTTCATGCAAAATGGGTAGCGACGAGATGGCCGTGGTAGACGGGCAGGGGCGCGTGCACGGTATGCAAGGCCTGCGCGTGGTGGATGCGTCAATCATGCCGCAAATCATCACTGGTAACCTGAATGCGACCACCATCATGATCGCCGAGAAAATCGCTGATAAGATCCGTGGACGCGAAGCCTTGCCGAAGAGCACGGCGGATTATTATCAGGCCAACGGCGCGCCGGTAAGAAAAGAAGCGGCTAAACCATTACTCTGA
- the betI gene encoding transcriptional regulator BetI: MPKVGMQPIRRQQLIEATLAAVNEVGMHEASISQIARRAGVSNGIISHYFRDKNGLLEATMRYLLSHLGEGVQARLAQLDDDAPTARLHAIAQANFDDSQTNGAAMKTWLAFWASSMHHPQLHRLQQVNSRRLYSNLCSEFRRFLPKDAARVAAKGMAGLIDGLWLRSALSGKPFNREEALQITYRFIESQISAPAPKA; the protein is encoded by the coding sequence ATGCCCAAAGTAGGAATGCAGCCAATTAGACGGCAGCAATTGATTGAGGCAACGCTGGCAGCAGTGAACGAAGTGGGGATGCATGAAGCATCGATTTCGCAAATTGCCCGCCGCGCTGGAGTGTCCAACGGCATCATCAGTCACTATTTCCGTGACAAGAATGGTCTGCTGGAAGCCACCATGCGTTATTTGCTCAGTCATTTGGGGGAAGGGGTGCAGGCGCGACTGGCGCAGCTGGACGACGACGCACCAACGGCACGTTTGCACGCAATTGCTCAGGCCAACTTCGACGACAGCCAGACCAATGGCGCGGCGATGAAAACCTGGCTGGCTTTTTGGGCCAGTAGCATGCATCACCCTCAGTTGCACCGCCTACAGCAAGTGAACAGTCGCCGACTCTATTCAAATTTATGTTCTGAGTTTAGGCGGTTTTTACCGAAAGACGCGGCGCGCGTTGCCGCGAAAGGTATGGCCGGATTAATCGACGGCCTGTGGTTGAGGTCAGCCCTGAGTGGCAAGCCATTTAACCGCGAAGAAGCGCTACAAATTACTTATCGCTTCATTGAATCACAAATTTCGGCCCCCGCGCCGAAGGCCTAA
- a CDS encoding GNAT family N-acetyltransferase, which produces MTDSNKDILWQDVHHSKLNVAQLYAILALRSDVFVVEQNCIYQDIDGRDLVGENRHIIGWQNGQPVAYLRILDLDGEVAIGRVIIAPAARGLKLGYQLMERALQSCKKHWPDADVILSAQAHLQKFYGSFGFVAYTDIYDEDGIPHISMRLKGGGLSGEL; this is translated from the coding sequence ATGACGGATTCAAACAAGGACATTCTTTGGCAGGATGTACACCACAGTAAACTCAATGTCGCCCAGCTTTACGCCATTCTGGCCCTGCGCAGCGACGTGTTTGTGGTGGAGCAAAACTGTATTTATCAGGATATTGATGGCCGCGATTTGGTGGGCGAAAACCGCCACATCATTGGCTGGCAAAACGGCCAGCCGGTGGCATATCTGCGCATCCTCGACCTGGACGGCGAAGTGGCGATTGGCCGCGTGATCATCGCCCCCGCCGCCCGAGGCCTGAAGCTCGGTTATCAGCTAATGGAAAGGGCACTGCAATCTTGTAAAAAGCACTGGCCCGACGCCGACGTTATCCTTTCCGCACAGGCCCATTTGCAGAAATTCTACGGCAGTTTCGGGTTTGTGGCTTACACGGATATTTATGATGAAGATGGGATCCCGCATATAAGTATGAGGTTAAAGGGGGGCGGCCTGAGCGGTGAACTTTAA
- a CDS encoding DMT family transporter — MTELIMIVLAVIAGAALSMQAAVNGKLGEQVGVLKSAFLTFGVGAAITALLVLFLQTPQSATLLTVPKWQLMGALFGVPYIIIMVIAVPRIGTAAATVAVILGQLAMGMMIDNFGWLHNPTIGLSWHRLAAIPCLAIALWLIYRSDRSR; from the coding sequence ATGACTGAATTGATTATGATTGTGTTGGCGGTGATCGCCGGTGCTGCGCTGAGCATGCAGGCGGCGGTTAATGGCAAGTTAGGTGAGCAGGTTGGAGTATTAAAAAGCGCCTTTCTGACCTTCGGCGTGGGTGCCGCCATTACCGCGTTGCTGGTGCTGTTTTTGCAAACTCCGCAATCCGCCACGCTGCTGACCGTGCCGAAGTGGCAGCTTATGGGGGCGCTATTTGGCGTGCCTTACATCATCATCATGGTGATTGCCGTTCCGCGCATCGGCACCGCCGCCGCGACGGTGGCGGTGATCCTCGGCCAGCTGGCGATGGGGATGATGATTGATAACTTTGGCTGGCTGCACAACCCCACCATTGGGCTTTCATGGCATCGTCTTGCGGCGATCCCTTGTCTGGCTATCGCGCTGTGGCTGATTTATCGCAGCGACCGTTCGCGTTAA
- a CDS encoding choline transporter gives MAAVDTTDKLSEKPRDKLNGVVFFTSAGLILAFTLMSIFYTELSGKWLSSALNWVSATFGWYYMLAATLYIVFVVFIACSRFGSIKLGPEQSKPEFSMMSWAAMLFAAGIGIDLMFFSVAEPVTQYMLPPEGQGQTLEAARQAMTWTLFHYGLTGWSMYALMGIALAYFSYRYNLPLTIRSALYPIFGKRINGPIGHSVDIAAVVGTIFGIATTLGIGVVQLNYGLNVLFKIPENLTVQASLILLSVIMATVSVTSGVNKGIRILSELNVLLALGLILFLLFFGNTEFLLNALVLNIGDYINRFMGMTLNTFAFDRPTQWMNSWTLFFWAWWVAWSPFVGLFLARISRGRTIREFVLGTLIIPFVFTLLWLSIFGNSALYQIIHGNLGFANEVIAHPERGVYSLLAQYPGFTLSASVATITGLLFYVTSADSGSLVLGNFTSKLADINNDAPNWLRIFWSVTIGVLTLGMLMTDGVSALQNATVIMGLPFSFVIFFIMAGLYKSLRLEDYRRASTQQSLAPIAVSGGDAVLNWKQRLSRVMNYPGTTHTQKMMDNVCRPAMLDVAQELELRGAKVEFSEHEPEDDEKINHLELIVALGEEQNFVYQIWPVRYAVPAFTYRARAGKSHYYRLETFLLEGTQGNDLMDFTKHQVINDILDQYERHLNFLHINREAPGNTLTFPEQTI, from the coding sequence ATGGCTGCTGTCGATACGACGGATAAACTGTCCGAGAAACCACGGGATAAATTGAACGGCGTGGTGTTTTTTACGTCCGCCGGTTTAATTTTAGCCTTCACGCTGATGTCTATTTTTTATACCGAATTGTCGGGGAAATGGCTCAGTAGTGCACTGAATTGGGTATCAGCAACTTTCGGCTGGTATTACATGTTGGCTGCTACGCTGTACATCGTGTTTGTAGTGTTCATTGCCTGCTCGCGCTTCGGCTCGATTAAACTCGGCCCTGAACAATCCAAACCCGAATTCAGCATGATGAGTTGGGCTGCGATGCTGTTCGCCGCCGGGATAGGCATCGACCTGATGTTCTTCTCCGTGGCCGAGCCGGTAACGCAATATATGTTGCCGCCGGAAGGTCAGGGCCAGACGCTGGAAGCTGCGCGTCAGGCGATGACCTGGACGCTGTTCCACTACGGCCTGACCGGCTGGTCAATGTACGCGCTGATGGGCATCGCGCTGGCTTACTTTAGTTATCGCTACAACCTGCCGCTGACCATTCGTTCTGCGCTATATCCAATCTTCGGCAAGCGCATTAATGGTCCCATCGGCCACAGCGTGGATATCGCGGCGGTGGTCGGCACCATCTTTGGTATCGCCACCACGCTGGGTATCGGCGTGGTGCAGCTGAACTACGGCCTCAACGTGCTGTTCAAAATCCCGGAAAACCTGACGGTGCAGGCCTCGCTTATCCTGCTGTCGGTGATTATGGCGACAGTCTCTGTGACCTCTGGCGTGAACAAAGGTATTCGAATTCTTTCCGAGCTGAACGTGCTGCTGGCGCTGGGTCTAATCCTGTTCCTGTTGTTCTTCGGTAATACCGAATTCTTGCTCAACGCGCTGGTACTCAACATTGGCGATTACATCAATCGCTTTATGGGCATGACCCTCAACACCTTTGCCTTTGACCGTCCAACCCAGTGGATGAATAGCTGGACGCTGTTCTTCTGGGCATGGTGGGTTGCCTGGTCGCCGTTTGTTGGCCTGTTCCTGGCGCGTATCTCACGCGGCCGTACTATCCGTGAGTTCGTGCTGGGTACCTTGATCATTCCGTTTGTGTTTACCCTGCTGTGGTTGTCGATTTTCGGTAACAGCGCGCTGTACCAAATCATTCACGGTAATCTGGGCTTCGCCAATGAAGTGATCGCCCACCCTGAGCGCGGCGTTTACAGCCTGCTGGCGCAGTATCCGGGCTTTACCCTGAGTGCTTCGGTTGCCACCATTACCGGCCTGCTGTTCTACGTGACGTCGGCGGATTCCGGCTCTCTGGTGCTGGGTAACTTCACCTCGAAGCTGGCGGACATCAACAACGATGCCCCGAACTGGTTACGCATTTTCTGGTCAGTCACCATCGGCGTGTTAACGCTGGGCATGTTGATGACCGACGGCGTCTCAGCGCTGCAAAACGCCACGGTTATCATGGGTTTGCCGTTTAGCTTCGTTATCTTCTTCATCATGGCCGGTTTGTATAAATCGCTGCGGCTGGAAGATTATCGCCGCGCCAGTACCCAGCAGTCTCTGGCCCCGATTGCGGTCAGCGGCGGCGACGCGGTGCTTAACTGGAAACAGCGTTTATCACGCGTGATGAACTATCCGGGTACCACCCATACGCAGAAAATGATGGATAACGTCTGCCGTCCGGCAATGCTGGACGTGGCTCAAGAGCTGGAGCTGCGCGGTGCCAAAGTCGAGTTCAGCGAGCATGAGCCGGAGGACGATGAGAAAATCAACCATCTCGAGCTTATCGTGGCGCTGGGCGAAGAGCAGAACTTTGTCTATCAGATCTGGCCTGTGCGCTATGCCGTTCCGGCGTTTACCTATCGCGCTCGTGCGGGTAAATCGCACTACTACCGTCTGGAAACCTTCCTGCTGGAAGGTACGCAGGGTAATGACCTGATGGACTTCACCAAGCATCAGGTGATCAATGACATTCTGGATCAGTACGAACGTCATCTGAACTTCCTGCACATTAATCGCGAAGCGCCGGGCAACACCCTGACCTTCCCTGAGCAGACGATTTAA
- a CDS encoding LysR family transcriptional regulator: MEGFNQINFKSLKLFVAVLDLGSFSEVARREALSPSSVSRVIQQMEQALQTQLLYRNTRAVSPTESGKLLGHHARQVLDQIAQAERGLQEQDLEPSGLVKINAPIVFGQRHIAPWLHELCARYPKLQIELMQTDDFIDPLHDATDLLIRIGVMADSSLQARTLAVQRYCLAASPDYLAKAGMPTSPEDLLQHSCLVFKGYVGSQRWFFRPKSSSARSSTEWQAYSLRGVLTGNNAETLTQSAINGMGLVVFPTWLIGEALHDGRLVSVLEEYQVSTQLETPTISALYPQGKRLSLKVRAVIDFLVEKYGEKPYWEGGN, from the coding sequence ATGGAAGGTTTTAATCAGATCAATTTCAAATCTCTAAAGCTGTTTGTCGCCGTATTGGATTTAGGGAGTTTTTCAGAAGTAGCGCGACGCGAAGCCCTCTCGCCATCAAGCGTATCGCGGGTTATCCAGCAGATGGAGCAAGCCCTGCAAACCCAACTGCTCTATCGCAATACCCGGGCCGTTAGCCCCACCGAGTCGGGCAAGTTGTTAGGCCACCATGCTCGACAGGTGTTGGACCAAATTGCCCAAGCCGAGCGCGGTTTGCAGGAGCAAGATCTGGAGCCGAGCGGCCTGGTTAAGATTAACGCGCCGATTGTCTTCGGCCAGCGCCACATCGCCCCTTGGCTGCACGAGCTGTGCGCCCGTTACCCCAAGTTGCAGATTGAGCTGATGCAGACCGATGATTTTATCGACCCACTGCATGACGCCACGGACTTGCTGATCCGCATTGGCGTGATGGCTGACTCCTCGCTGCAAGCCCGGACCTTGGCCGTGCAGCGATACTGTCTCGCCGCCAGCCCCGACTATCTGGCAAAAGCCGGGATGCCCACCTCGCCTGAAGATCTTCTGCAACACAGCTGTTTGGTTTTTAAAGGCTACGTAGGCTCCCAGCGCTGGTTCTTCCGCCCTAAGTCCTCTTCAGCACGCTCGTCTACAGAATGGCAAGCCTACAGCCTGCGCGGGGTACTCACGGGCAACAACGCCGAGACCCTGACTCAGTCAGCCATCAACGGCATGGGGCTGGTGGTGTTCCCTACATGGCTCATTGGTGAGGCACTGCACGACGGTCGACTGGTCAGCGTGCTAGAGGAGTATCAAGTCTCAACCCAGCTTGAAACTCCAACCATCTCCGCGCTCTACCCACAGGGGAAACGGCTGTCGCTGAAGGTTCGGGCGGTGATTGATTTTCTGGTAGAGAAATATGGGGAGAAGCCTTATTGGGAGGGGGGTAATTGA
- the leuC gene encoding 3-isopropylmalate dehydratase large subunit: MKPRTLYEKHIDSHSVRTLDDKGHVLLYIDRQVINEYTSPQAFSGLRDAGRRVWRPETSLAVVDHVNPTAPVRTRQMPDAGGARQVSYLAENCQEFGIELFDILDKRQGIEHVVAPEQGFILPGMVIAAGDSHTTTYGALGAFGFGIGTSEIEHLLATQTLVYKKLKTLRVTVNGRLANGITAKDVVMALVAKIGAAGATGYAIEFCGEGIDMLSVEGRMTICNMAVEAGARGAFMAPDEKVFEYLKDKPRAPKGQQWLDAVALWKKELHSDTDAVFDREVELSAAEIAPMVSWGTSPDQALAINGQVPDPSAEPDASRRKDLQRALNYMGLRAGQPLNSINISHAFIGSCTNARIEDLRAAAEVVRGKSVAATVRAMIVPGSSQVRAQAEAEGLAEIFIQAGFEWRQSGCSMCLAMNDDVLSPGDRCASSTNRNFEGRQGAGARTHLMSPAMVAAAAIRGHLTDVRDQ, translated from the coding sequence ATGAAACCAAGAACGCTATATGAAAAGCATATCGACAGTCACAGCGTGCGCACGCTGGATGACAAAGGCCACGTGCTGCTTTACATCGACCGTCAGGTAATTAACGAGTACACCAGCCCGCAGGCCTTTAGCGGGCTGCGCGACGCCGGACGCCGCGTGTGGCGGCCTGAGACGTCTCTCGCGGTAGTTGACCACGTCAACCCAACTGCGCCAGTGCGTACCCGCCAAATGCCGGACGCGGGCGGAGCGCGGCAGGTTTCCTATCTGGCGGAAAACTGCCAAGAGTTTGGCATTGAGCTGTTTGATATTTTAGACAAACGTCAGGGCATTGAGCACGTGGTGGCCCCTGAACAAGGCTTTATCTTGCCGGGTATGGTTATCGCCGCCGGAGACAGCCACACCACCACCTACGGCGCGCTGGGCGCGTTTGGTTTCGGCATCGGCACATCCGAAATTGAACACCTGCTGGCGACCCAAACCTTAGTGTACAAAAAGCTGAAAACCCTGCGCGTGACGGTGAACGGCAGGCTGGCAAACGGCATTACCGCCAAAGACGTGGTGATGGCGCTGGTGGCGAAAATCGGCGCGGCGGGTGCGACCGGCTACGCCATTGAGTTCTGCGGCGAAGGCATCGACATGCTCAGCGTCGAGGGGCGGATGACCATCTGCAATATGGCGGTCGAGGCCGGTGCGCGTGGCGCATTTATGGCACCAGACGAAAAGGTCTTCGAGTATTTGAAAGACAAACCGCGCGCGCCGAAAGGCCAGCAGTGGCTCGACGCCGTTGCCCTGTGGAAGAAAGAGTTACACAGCGACACCGACGCCGTGTTTGACCGCGAAGTGGAACTCAGCGCCGCTGAGATTGCCCCGATGGTGAGCTGGGGAACCAGCCCGGATCAGGCTCTGGCGATTAACGGCCAAGTGCCGGACCCGTCAGCCGAGCCGGATGCTTCTCGCCGCAAAGATTTGCAGCGTGCCCTGAACTACATGGGCCTGCGCGCAGGTCAGCCGCTCAATAGCATCAATATCAGCCACGCCTTTATAGGCTCCTGTACCAATGCGCGTATTGAAGATTTGCGCGCGGCGGCGGAGGTGGTTCGCGGTAAAAGCGTGGCAGCGACAGTGCGGGCAATGATTGTCCCCGGCTCTAGCCAAGTGCGGGCGCAGGCCGAAGCAGAAGGCTTGGCCGAGATCTTTATTCAGGCCGGTTTCGAGTGGCGCCAGTCAGGCTGCTCAATGTGTCTGGCGATGAACGACGACGTGCTGTCACCGGGCGATCGCTGCGCGTCGAGCACCAACCGTAACTTTGAAGGTCGTCAGGGTGCCGGAGCCCGTACCCATCTGATGAGCCCGGCGATGGTCGCCGCCGCCGCCATTCGCGGCCATCTAACCGACGTTCGCGACCAGTGA
- a CDS encoding alpha/beta fold hydrolase: protein MLEHFTQGRIAVNGTDIAYRIAGQGEPLLLLHGHPQTQAIWHKIAPYLTSQYTVVLADLRGYGDSGKPEPDADHYLYSKREMAQDQYELMLALGFKQFSVIAHDRGARVAHRLALDHPQAVKRMVLMDIAPTLSMYQQTNEEFARAYWHWFFLIRPAPLPEALISHDADLYLRSVMGSRSAGMQPFTDEAYADYLRCLQLDGTARGICEDYRASASIDLQHDQIDLEASRKVQCPLLILWGEQGTVGKCFKPLEEWAKVAEQVTGEALPCGHYIAEEQPELLLEKVLPFLRQ from the coding sequence ATGCTTGAACATTTTACCCAAGGTCGGATTGCCGTTAATGGAACTGACATTGCCTATCGAATAGCCGGTCAAGGCGAACCCTTGCTACTGCTGCACGGACACCCGCAAACGCAGGCCATTTGGCATAAAATCGCGCCGTACCTGACTTCACAATACACAGTGGTACTAGCCGATTTACGCGGCTACGGCGACAGTGGCAAACCTGAGCCGGACGCCGACCATTATCTCTACAGCAAGCGCGAAATGGCGCAGGACCAGTACGAGCTGATGCTAGCGCTGGGCTTCAAGCAATTTAGCGTGATAGCCCATGACCGCGGCGCTCGCGTGGCGCACCGTCTGGCCCTCGACCACCCGCAGGCCGTAAAACGCATGGTGCTGATGGATATCGCGCCGACGCTATCCATGTACCAGCAAACCAATGAAGAATTTGCTCGCGCCTACTGGCATTGGTTCTTCCTGATTCGCCCCGCGCCGCTCCCTGAAGCCTTAATCTCTCATGATGCTGACCTGTACCTGCGCAGCGTAATGGGTAGCCGCAGCGCCGGTATGCAGCCCTTCACCGACGAAGCATACGCAGATTATTTGCGCTGTCTGCAACTTGATGGCACGGCGCGCGGAATTTGCGAGGACTATCGAGCCTCGGCGTCGATTGACCTGCAACACGACCAGATTGATCTCGAGGCGTCTCGCAAAGTGCAATGTCCGCTGTTGATCCTGTGGGGCGAGCAGGGCACCGTCGGCAAATGTTTTAAGCCGCTGGAGGAATGGGCGAAGGTGGCTGAACAGGTAACAGGCGAGGCGCTGCCCTGTGGACACTACATTGCAGAAGAACAGCCGGAGCTTCTGCTGGAGAAGGTTTTGCCTTTCTTGCGCCAATAA
- a CDS encoding DMT family transporter: MNLLLIPLVVLAGMGLSMEAGLIGPLGTEVGHLWATLSIFGVGTVLTGLLVLFFGPRNAVSYNQLPGWQMLGSALGPVYVIVLTLATPVIGIGLTMIAVLSGQVAKSLLIDHFGWFGTTAKKVGGERLLALVFIVAALILIAWS; the protein is encoded by the coding sequence ATGAATCTGTTGTTAATACCGCTGGTAGTGCTGGCGGGAATGGGGTTGTCGATGGAGGCGGGGCTGATTGGTCCGCTGGGGACAGAGGTGGGGCACCTATGGGCCACGCTGAGCATCTTTGGTGTCGGCACTGTGCTGACCGGCTTGTTGGTGCTGTTCTTCGGCCCGCGCAACGCGGTGTCCTACAACCAGCTGCCGGGCTGGCAAATGCTCGGCAGCGCGCTAGGGCCGGTTTACGTCATCGTGCTGACGCTGGCGACGCCGGTGATTGGTATCGGCTTAACCATGATTGCCGTGCTTTCTGGGCAGGTGGCGAAAAGCCTGTTGATTGATCATTTTGGCTGGTTCGGCACCACGGCCAAGAAGGTTGGCGGTGAGCGCCTGCTGGCGCTGGTGTTTATTGTCGCCGCGCTAATTCTGATTGCCTGGAGCTGA
- the betB gene encoding betaine-aldehyde dehydrogenase, producing the protein MSRYGTQKLYIDGRYQESTGNETFDAINPANGEVIATLPNATAEDVDLAVNAAIKGQKEWAAMTAMQRSRILRRAVDILRERNDELAAIETADTGKPLSETTAVDIVTGADVLEYYAGLIPALEGQQIPLRDSSFVYTRREPLGVVAGIGAWNYPIQIALWKSAPALAAGNAMIFKPSEVTSLTALKLAEIFTEAGVPNGVFNVVTGSGASVGQALTDHPHIAKVSFTGGVATGKKVMASASASTLKDVTMELGGKSPLIIFPDADLDKAADIAMMANFYSSGQVCTNGTRVFVPATRKAEFEAKILERVQRIRLGDPTDENVNFGPLVSFAHMESVLRYIESGKSEGARLLAGGERIIIGDYAKGAYVAPTVFTDCKDDMKIVREEIFGPVMSILSYESEEEVVRRANDTEYGLAAGLVTQDLNTAHRVIHQLEAGICWINTWGESDAAMPVGGYKHSGVGRENGVSTLEHYTQIKSVQVELGEYSSVF; encoded by the coding sequence ATGTCCCGCTACGGCACACAAAAACTGTATATCGATGGACGCTATCAGGAAAGCACCGGCAACGAGACGTTTGACGCCATCAACCCGGCCAATGGCGAAGTCATTGCCACCTTGCCAAACGCGACTGCCGAAGACGTTGATCTGGCAGTTAACGCGGCGATTAAAGGCCAGAAAGAGTGGGCAGCAATGACCGCGATGCAGCGTTCGCGCATTTTACGTCGTGCAGTGGATATTCTGCGCGAGCGGAATGACGAGCTGGCTGCTATCGAAACCGCAGACACCGGTAAGCCGCTGTCTGAAACCACCGCCGTGGATATCGTCACCGGCGCTGACGTGCTGGAATATTACGCCGGGCTTATCCCTGCGCTCGAAGGCCAGCAGATCCCACTGCGCGACTCTTCCTTCGTCTACACCCGCCGCGAGCCGCTGGGCGTAGTGGCAGGCATTGGCGCATGGAACTACCCGATTCAAATCGCACTGTGGAAGTCTGCTCCGGCGCTGGCTGCGGGTAACGCGATGATTTTCAAACCGAGCGAAGTGACTTCGCTCACCGCGCTGAAACTGGCTGAAATCTTCACCGAAGCGGGCGTGCCGAATGGCGTGTTTAACGTGGTAACCGGCAGCGGCGCGAGCGTCGGCCAGGCCCTGACCGACCATCCGCACATCGCGAAAGTATCCTTCACCGGCGGCGTAGCGACCGGCAAGAAAGTGATGGCCAGCGCATCGGCCTCCACGCTGAAAGACGTGACCATGGAGCTGGGTGGTAAATCTCCGCTGATCATCTTCCCAGACGCTGATCTCGATAAAGCCGCAGATATCGCCATGATGGCGAACTTCTACAGCTCAGGTCAGGTCTGCACCAACGGCACCCGCGTGTTTGTGCCCGCAACCCGCAAAGCTGAGTTCGAAGCCAAAATTCTGGAGCGCGTTCAGCGTATTCGCCTCGGCGACCCGACTGACGAAAACGTCAACTTCGGGCCACTGGTCAGCTTCGCACACATGGAATCCGTGCTGCGCTACATCGAAAGCGGCAAAAGCGAAGGCGCGCGTCTGTTAGCGGGCGGCGAGCGCATCATCATCGGCGATTACGCCAAGGGCGCTTACGTCGCACCGACGGTATTCACCGACTGTAAAGACGACATGAAAATCGTCCGCGAAGAGATCTTCGGGCCGGTAATGAGCATCCTGTCTTACGAGAGCGAAGAAGAAGTGGTGCGCCGCGCCAACGATACCGAATACGGTCTGGCGGCGGGCCTGGTGACACAGGACCTGAACACCGCACACCGCGTTATCCACCAGTTGGAAGCCGGTATCTGCTGGATCAACACCTGGGGCGAGTCTGACGCTGCCATGCCAGTGGGGGGCTACAAGCACTCTGGCGTAGGCCGCGAAAACGGCGTGAGCACCCTTGAGCATTACACTCAGATTAAATCCGTGCAGGTTGAGCTGGGCGAATACAGTTCGGTCTTTTAA